ATCCATGGGATTGGATTCGAATGCCTTAATTAGAGAAGAAGACAcacattaattttaatataacttAATAGGGTAGGAGGGTACCTGAGAGTCATGAGGCCCCATAAGATAGGGAAGAGGATATTTTCCAAGCGGCTATCATTGGTGACAAGCTGAATGGTCCATTGATAAGCACCATAGTCATAATTGTCAAGGCCATCAAGGCATGTTGACTTTGCTTCCCTATTTACTGTCCAAGCGAACCTTGGCTTCTCCTTCACCATCCCATTGCTTCCATAATTTATATGCTGCTTGCAAGATAAGCTTCTCACTCCACAAGGACAAATCACATCTTCTACAATTCTCTATTCTAACTTATATACTACTTTGCTACACTATCTTTGATTAATTGTATGATTTCAAATGGCAACAACTGAGTTATCTTTTCATCTCTTTGTTCTTTTTCCATAGAACCATGTATAGTCCACACACTATCAGCACTACTCCAATCACATTGCATATATACCAAATCATATATCTATATTAATACcaaaaccaataataaacaaCATACATAGAAAAGTCTATATTAATACCAAAATCAGAATATTTTTCAATTGGCTTCCatcattttctttttgctttcttttttcctcTTAATGCCTAATGTTTTACAAATGAAATAACACATTGAACCAGATTAATGATGTAGCAAGCAACTTTCAAGTTACCTTTTCAACAAAGAGGATGTGAAAGAAGAAAAGCTGTGCAACACGCAAGGTAGCAATCATAGTCAGAATGGTGCAAACAGactgaaaacaaaagaaatgaaatatATTCCGATTTCTGAACACGTAATAAAGCAATATGTTATAGCAGTATGGTGGCCATGTACTAAGATAAGAGAAAGACAAGGCAGAATGCTTGCCACCACAGTGACAAAGGAAACAAGAGAAACTACTTCCCAACTTAGAGATGTCAGTAGAAAATTACTTTCTCTCAACAAAACCATAGATAAGCACAAATATCATAGTTAACCGTTGAAGAATAAGCTGCAATCTCAAGCCCaaagatttaaaaaatcatGTATAGACCTTTTAGTAGttaatctaaatttaaaataaataggaaataaaaatgaatactGGTGTTGCTCTTTAGTAGTTTGGCGCTTGGAAGGGAAATCATAGAATCAtggaaaagacacaaaatattttAGGTATATTCCCAAAAATTGAATCTGGTACTCTTTTAGTAAATAACAGTCAGATTAGGGCACATAAGAACACAATAAGAGGATTTGGCGAttcaacgaaaaaaaaaaagcaaatcaAGTGAGAAATAATGCACAACTAAGCTTCTAATCTAAACAAAGTATCATTTGGAAGATCCACAATAAACTATACAAAGTATTAAATCCAATAACAACAAAGCAAGACAAATAAGTAACAACAAAGCAAGACAAATAAGATGcataaaccaacaaaaacactGACCAAAAATGTAGATAACTCGGTTGACATCTCCAGCATAAGACTGAATGAATGGAATCTGCCGCAGCAGAAGAAAACTCTACAACaagcaacataaaaaaaagagttaatcCATTCCATTCCATTCCATTCCCTTGCTTTCCTCTCCATCTTATTCCATTCTATTAGCTTCCAATAACTACCAATCCAAACATAAATATGACATGGGTTTATCAGAATTTAGCAATCTTAGTACCTTGTCTGGATGAGGAAGGAGGCAAGACCCAATAGAAAATGAAACCTCTGACCTATCAACATAGAAGAATGAAGGAGTGGTTGAGAGTGAGAAATGATTGCAGCCCTTAATATGGGAATTTCCATTGCTTCCTTCTTCCTCTCCTTCACACACTGCCACTGCCATGAATTGTGAAAATGAATGTTTATCGCTTAcgataaaagaaacaaaattacaaAGTAATGATATAAATGTTAAACAAAATTACAAAGTATGAATGTTTATCCATATTGAAGaactactaaactaaacaaTCAAGAGATTTTTCTTGGTCTCGTTAGGTACCTGAGCAAGGGAGGCAGCACTTCAATTGCTTGATtaaactactaaactaaacaaAGCATGAACGTTTATCCTTAATTGATCTGATCATCACTTCAATTGTCCCCTTCTTACCATATTTGCTACCACTCCTCCTTCAAAATTCTCTTTGTTTCTTCTCTAATGTAAACAAATCATTTTATCCTTCAAATTTTAGGGACATACATAACTCTGTTCTGGTTTTAAGACTTTTGCtgattattaaaaagaaaaaagaaaagaaagaattgcTTGTTTGTCACCTGATCTGGAAAGGCTAAATGGAAAACTAATTCTTTCTGAATGGTGGCATGTCCCATCACCAGCACCATCCAATTCATCAGTTTGAAACCGCTTCAATGCAAACAACATGGCATCATCattcgtcatcatcatcattcatggAAATTCATCAACAAAATAATGTTGTAAATTGCTCACCTGAGAATAATAATCACCAAAACCAAGATTCCttctacaacaacaacaacatcgaTCATAACAACCTTTAATTTGACTCCTCAGCTTTGAGCTCAATGGTTTCATCTCCATCAACAGCAGCACCAAATTTCAACATGATCCAAAATGACAACAGTTTTGTCATAAGAGCAGAAGCAGTAGAATGTACAGTAATGAAGAGTAGAAGCAGCATAAACACAGATAATAATGATATACCTTGAAGGCAAAACAGGGGAAGGTTCACAACAGAATCACCATCCAAGAAAGCTATTCTATGGCGAATGTCTTCAATTTCTGTGGCATGCAAGTATTATTAATTAGGTTAAACAGAAATGTATTTCTCTTCATAAAAAACTAAcctatgtaaaaaaaaaaaaaacgtacCACCGAGATATGTGAGCAAAGATGGTTCAGCTAAGTGAACAACACCATCACCATCGTCATCCTCGAGGCGGTCTTCCTCTTCCAAATATTGACGAAGAAAGTAGGTGTAGTCTTGTTCCACCTCATCATCTTCCAACAAAAGGTCCTGATCCTCCAGATCCATGGCTATTGTgctagggtttaggattttgtggGAGGGTAATTGAGCATAAATTTCTGTGTGTAGTTTGCAGTTGGAGCTCACTGGTACGGGGTAACTGCATCGGTGTTAGATTTGAAGGGAAGAAAAAGTCGCTGAAGGAGGATTAGGGTTTGTCCTCGTAAAAGAGGGGAAGAGAAGGGACAGCACGGGAACAGCGATAATTGACGACGACGAGAGTGATAGAAGTCCCAAAGGTGTTGATGATGGAAGAATGTGGTGGATGAAGGCGCTGAGGAGAAAGGTTTGGAGTGTGAATGGAGTTCTCGTTTGGAGTGTGGAGAAAGGCGCTGATGGAAGATGACTCTGAAGTTCTCGTTTGGAGTGTGGAGCTCGAGAGGATGGATGGAGAGTTGGATTTAACTCAATATTTCTgacagaaaattttaaattacagataGATTTTTCgtttgtaataatttaataaaatgcagCATTTTTGTCTCTTTAATTGCAGACGAATTTTTTGTCTGTAACTATTTCtcacgaaaaaaattaagttttctGACAGAATTATCGACGGATTCTCTTTTCTGTctttaatttatgctaattcattttttttgtttttcgacaaAAAAATCTCTCTGAAATTTCGTTTGTATTTTCGTGGGATAAAATCTGTCGGAAATATCCGTTtgtaataactagttttctagtagtgaCTTATATCTCACTGTGTGCAAAAAGAAGAGAGACTACAGCAAGATAAGACTCAAAGTGCTCACATGGCTTTATCTACTTAGCAAGATAAGAAGGTGGGACACATGAAGAAGGATTGTACTAAATATGTCACTTGGCGTGTAAAGAAGGGTATAATTCTTACTTTCGTTTTTTGTGAGGCTAGTTTAAGTTATGCACCTGTTGATACTTGGTGGGTAGATTCTGCTACTACTACTCATGTAAGTGTTACTATACAGGGTTACCTGTGGAGCCGACTACCAAGTGATGCTGAAATATACATCTATGTGGCAGACGGCGATATAGTTACAGTTGAAGCTATAGGAACCTTTAAATTATGTTCCACGAGTGGATTTTACTTGGATTTATTAGAGATATTTTATGTACCGTCATTTAGACGGAATTtgatttctgttttttatttggACAAATCAGGTTATTTTTGTTCGTTTGGAGACAATAAAGTCAGTCTCTTTTATAATTCGAATAATATTTGCTCTGGTCATTTGGTGGATAATCTATATAGGCTTGACctaaattcctataataatgAAATACTGCGAACAGGtataaaacaaaaactaaatgagaATTCGGCATCATTATGGCACAAACGCCTAGGTCACATCTCTAAATACAAAATTCAGAGGCTCGTGACGGATGGAATTCTTGGACCCTTAAATTTGGTAGACTTTGAAGTCTGCATTGAGTGCATAAAGGGGAAAAGGACAAACGAAAGGAAGTTAGGTGCTGATAGAGTTAAAGATGTCTTAGAACTGATACATACCGATATATGTGTCACATTCTCTACTGTCTCTTGGAATGGATAACGGTACTTTATTACGTTCGTAGATGATTACTCTCGTTATGGGtatctatatttaattcatgaaaagtCCCAAACCTTGGATGTTTTTAAGTCTTTCAAAGCTGAAGTTGAACTTCAACTtggaaagaaattaaagttGTCGAGTCTGATCATGGTGGTGAATACTATGGAAGATATGACGGTTCAGGTGAGCAACGTCTCGGGCCTTTTACTCTTTTCCTAGAGGACTGTGGTATTGTTCCGCAATACACCATGTCAGGAAAACCTAGCATGAATGGTGTTGTAGAGCGAAGGAATCGAACTCTTAAGGACATGGTGAGAAGTATGATTAGTCATTCTTCCTTGCCTGAATCACTCTGGGGAGAAGCCTTAAAGACCACAGTGTACATCCTTAATAGGATGGCAAGCAAAGGAGTTAACAAAATCCCATATGAAATTTGGACTGGGAAAAGGCCAGTATAAATCATTTGCATATTTGGGGATGTCTAGTTGAGGTGCGACCTTATAGGTCGCATGAAAGAAAATTGGACTCAAGAACAATTAGTTGCTACTTTGTTGGTTACGCTGAGCATTCACGGGGGTACAAGTTTTATAATCCTACATTAAGGTCTATTTTGAAACGGAAAATGCGAGATTTCTTAAGGATGTTGAGTTTGAGGGGAAGAAAATATTAGGAATGTAGCTTTTGATGAGGATTCTATAACTGCCAATTATCAGGTCTTTGTGCCTATTATTGTTCAAGATACAGTTATAGTACAAGAGTACAATGATAATCCTACTGTAGATCCAGTTGCAGTACAAGAGAACAATGAGAATATTGGTGTTGCTCAAGATGCTGCTACAGTACAAGAAAATAATGAGAATCCTCCTCAATCCCAACTCATGCAGCAAGCTCAACAACCTTAAGAAGTGTCATTAAGGAGATCCAACAGAGAAAGGAGAAAATCCATCTATGGTCTCAAACAAGCTTCCCATCAATGGTAtcacaaatttaattaagtCATTATCTCATATGATTTTGAGGTAAATATTATAGATGAGTGTGTATACCGCAAGTTAAGTGGGAGTAAATACATCTTTTTGGTCTTATCTGTTGATGACATTCGACTTGCCAGTAACGATATTGTTGcatgaaactaaaaaatttcaatcgaacaaatttgaaatgaaaattCTTGTTGATATCTCTTTTGTATTAGGATTCGAGATACTAAGAGATCGCTCTCAACGTATTCTTGGATTATCACAAAAGGACTATATCAAAAAGATTTTAAGTAGATATGGTATGAAAAGTTATAAACCAACGGACACACCCGTAATTAAAGGAGACAAATTCAGTCTCAAGCTATACCCTAAAAAAATGATCTTGAGAGGATATCAATGCATGATAAATTTTATGCATCAGCATTAGGGAGCTTAATGTATGCTCAAGTCTACATACGTCCTGATATATCATTTATAGTGGAAGTGTTAGGTAAATACATGAGCAAATACGGGCATGAATCATTGGACAGCTATGAAATGCGTAATGCGTTATCTAAAGAGAACAAAGGATTACATGCTTACTTATCGGAGATCAGAAAATTTGGAGATCATTGGATACTCTGATTCCAATTTCATGGCATATGGTTGCAAAACTTTGTCACTGAGCTTCGTATAGTAGATGATATTGAAAGGTcattaaagatattttgtgacaataagTCAGCAGTACTATACTCCAATAACAATAAGAGCTTGACAAAATCGAAGCATACATACATCGAGTTCTTAGTTGTCAAGGAGAAGGTTTAAGAAAAACAGATTTCCAGAGGACATATAGGAATAGAGTATATGCTAGCAGACTCAATAACGAAGGAATTGATCCCTACAGTGTTTCATGAGCACATTGCTCGGATGGGTGTCAATATTTGTGATGCCTTGATATAGTGGGAgtttattttatgctatatgtcctatgacagatattgagttatttttctacagaattaagttgatggtttatttcatgttatgtgaaatgttcattttgcaatatttgtattgtgtttgatctcaataaaattttaaagttggACCAGCTGAAATAGACATGCATAAGATCACTTGGCATGTAATTTCCATattactcatccaaatttgatctatgtcaTTAAGTATATTAGGATggttgatgagtggataatttatacactttttggcactgtttttatatagtttttagtatgatttagttagtttttagtatatttttattagtttttaaggaaaattcacatttctagactttactatgagtttgtgtgtttttctatgatttcaggtattttctggctgaaattaagggacctgagcaaaaatctgattcagaggctgataaaggactgcagatgctgttggattctgacctccctacactcgaattggattttctggagctacagaactccaaatggcacgctccaaattgcgttggaaagtagacatccaggactttccagcaatatataatagtttacaCTTTGAGTGAGTTTTGATGACGTAAGTTGCcgtcaaaacgccagctctctaccattttctggcgtcaaaatgccagaactggcataaaagttggagttaaacgcccaaactggcaccaaagctggtgtttaactccaggaacagccttgcacgtgaaagcttcaatgctcagcccaagcacacatcaagtgggcccaagaagtggatttctgcactacctatcttagtttactcattttttgtaaacctaggttactatttgagtataaaaactactggtgcacaaaattgcaatccgcacaactaaccagcaagtgcactgggtcgtccaagtaataccttacgtgagtaaaagtcgaatcccacggagattgttggtttgaagcaagctatgtttattttattattcttagtcaggagatcaattataattatcagtttgaattactaaaaaaaaaataaaagagcgtgaaataattacttgttgtgcaataatggagaatatgttggagttttggagatgctttgtcttctgaattcctgtaacataatattcctctcatgcaaaagtgaaaagttctttccatggaaagctctatgtagggtgtcaccgttgtcaatggctacttcccatcctctcagtgaaaatggtctaaatgctctgtcgcagcacggctaatcagttgttggttctcgatcatgtcggaatagaatccattgattcttttgcgtttgtcatcacgccctacactcgcgagtttgaagctcgtcacagtcatccaatcccagaatcctactcggaataccacagacaaggtttagacttttcggattctcatgaatgccgccattaattctagcttataccatgaagattctgattaaggaatctaagagatactcattcaatctgatgtaaaatggaggtggttgtcagacacacgttcatggattgaggaaggtgatgagtgtcacagatcaccaccttctccatagttaagcgcgaatgaacatcttagataggaacacgcatgtttgaatggaaaaacagaaataattgcattaattcatcgagacgctgcagagctcctcacccccattCATGctgtcaaagagtataaaattcagatctaaaaatgtcatgatatacaaaataaatctctaaaagttgtttaaatactaaactaataacctaggtttacagaaaatgagtaaactaagatggatagtgcaaaaatccacttctggggcccacttggtgtgtgctggggctgagacttaagcctctcacatgcatgggctgtttctagagttgaacgccgggttgtaacctgtttctggcgttgaactccaacttgtaacctgtttctggcgctaaacgccaaactgcaacatggaactggtgttggacgccagtttacgttgtctatcttcgcgcaaagtatggactattatatattgttggaaatccctggatgtctactttccaacccaattgagagcgcgccaattggacttctgtacctccaaaaaatccattctgagtgcagggaggtcagaatccaacaacatcagcagtcctttttcagcctaaatcagatttttgctcagctcccttaatttcagccagaaaaacctgaaatcatagaaaaacatacaaactcatggtaaagtccagaaatattatttttgcttaaaaactaataaaattctattacaaactaattaaaacatgctaaaatctatatgaaattatcccccaaaaagcgtataaaatatctgctcatcaactacctttagagatttattttgtaactcatgacattttacatctgattttatatcttctacggcatgagtctctaaaccccatggttgggggtgaggagctctgctgtgtctcgatggattaatgcaattaccattgttttctattcaatcacgcttgtttccgttctaagatattcattcgcacttaaacatgatgaatgtgatgactgtgacgagtttcaaaatcgcgagtgttgggcatagtgacagacgcaaaaggatcactggattctattccaacatgatcgagaaccggcagatgattagccgtgcggggACAACGcattttggaccatttttactgagaggatgggaagtagccattgacaacggtgacactcTACACATagtttgccatggaaggagtcttgcgtgtgtgaagaagaagacaataggaaagtagagattcagatgacagagcatctccaaaactccaacatgttctccattattgaatcacaagtaccttttatttaatttcatgctcttttattttattgcaaacaaaacccttttcattgataatctcctgactaagagttacaaggtaaccatagcttgcttcaagcggacaatctccgtgggatcgactcttactcacgtaaggtattacttggacgacccagtgcacttgctgattagttgtgcggaattgcaagtgtgattgcaatttcatgcaacAATGGTGATTGTCGTGGTTTAGTCACGACATTAATATGATAAACGCTGTGGTAGTTCCATATCTAATGTATGAGACGGACTAGATTGTTAAAGTAATAAGGGAAATAGCATTCAAATGCGCGCATAAAGTTTATAAGATGTGATTATGTCAAGAAAGAATATATGTATAACCCAAGTGGGAGattgttagaaaattattttaattttttaatttgtttctgggcaatacatatattaattataataacaaattatattatttcaaattaaatgacttatataatggtgttctcatttattgttataaatgctaaattgaataagtcattattacttttaatttggaattaaatgagaataaaatcatatattatcttttgttctttagataattatcttttggattttagatatattatcttttggactctaaatattattttatttgggctttagggtttaatgggtgctatactcaaatataaatagtgctTTCAAGATTTCGGTCTCAAATATACCAAAAGCCACCTTTGTCGCTTTTTCTCCATCAAGATCGAAAGAACCACAAGATCCAAACTCTTCTCCGATCATGATTCATGTTTATGAATTCAGGTACACTTCCGCATCCAGTATTTTCTTTCTTAATGATTTAACATAATAGATCATCTTTGGGCTGAGAAAATTCCAACAGTTTTTGGTTGGATAATTTGGGTGgagtgttttttgtttttaattttattggggtAAATTTTCAGCTTATTGTTTATGTTGTTCTGATTTTTCATTGCCTACCTAGCAGAACCGATAAGATTAATATAAAACtcattaaagataaaatttattgaGTTGGAATTTcaaatgtttttttaattaaattttaaataattttatttttaaacattttggtttttttttcttcatgttAAATGTTAACTGCAATATTGATAGTTTTGTATTAACTCCTaacactttttttaaaatttattttatatacataatgaatatctaaaatatttaaaataagccaatgaatatctaaatttaattaaataagtgATAACTCTAAAATTCAATCATCTAAATATTGaatgtaaaataatatataaaaagaatacgTGAATTTATATTTACTAAAACTATATGGTTATTTTATAATGGGGGCATCTAGTGTACAGATGCACTTGTAAAGACTTTTGTCTTTTATGGTTTTGAAAGCGTGTCACTAAAAGTGTTACTTAAAGAGAAAGTattacccttaatcgttaacttggctctgataccaatttttcttaatgcaaaattttgaaatatttttcttgggTTGGGTTTGCACTATTAAAatcttctatttcttttaacAACTTTTCTATTTCTCTTGATATGCATTTTATACAATTTTTACAGAATTGTTCTACTTCTTCTCTATTTCTTGTGTAAACGTTACTATT
The Arachis duranensis cultivar V14167 chromosome 5, aradu.V14167.gnm2.J7QH, whole genome shotgun sequence genome window above contains:
- the LOC107487957 gene encoding uncharacterized protein LOC107487957 isoform X2 — encoded protein: MIDVVVVVEGILVLVIIILSGFKLMNWMVLVMGHATIQKELVFHLAFPDQCVKERKKEAMEIPILRAAIISHSQPLLHSSMLIGQRFHFLLGLASFLIQTRVFFCCGRFHSFSLMLEMSTELSTFLSVCTILTMIATLRVAQLFFFHILFVEKHINYGSNGMVKEKPRFAWTVNREAKSTCLDGLDNYDYGAYQWTIQLVTNDSRLENILFPILWGLMTLRFDQCSISPLSLKGVKDAGYEKDYYCTGGKLFL
- the LOC107487957 gene encoding uncharacterized protein LOC107487957 isoform X1, encoding MIDVVVVVEGILVLVIIILSGFKLMNWMVLVMGHATIQKELVFHLAFPDQWQCVKERKKEAMEIPILRAAIISHSQPLLHSSMLIGQRFHFLLGLASFLIQTRVFFCCGRFHSFSLMLEMSTELSTFLSVCTILTMIATLRVAQLFFFHILFVEKHINYGSNGMVKEKPRFAWTVNREAKSTCLDGLDNYDYGAYQWTIQLVTNDSRLENILFPILWGLMTLRFDQCSISPLSLKGVKDAGYEKDYYCTGGKLFL
- the LOC107487957 gene encoding uncharacterized protein LOC107487957 isoform X4 gives rise to the protein MIDVVVVVEGILVLVIIILSGFKLMNWMVLVMGHATIQKELVFHLAFPDQWQCVKERKKEAMEIPILRAAIISHSQPLLHSSMLIGQRFHFLLGLASFLIQTRVFFCCGRFHSFSLMLEMSTELSTFLHINYGSNGMVKEKPRFAWTVNREAKSTCLDGLDNYDYGAYQWTIQLVTNDSRLENILFPILWGLMTLRFDQCSISPLSLKGVKDAGYEKDYYCTGGKLFL
- the LOC107487957 gene encoding uncharacterized protein LOC107487957 isoform X3 — protein: MIDVVVVVEGILVLVIIILSGFKLMNWMVLVMGHATIQKELVFHLAFPDQWQCVKERKKEAMEIPILRAAIISHSQPLLHSSMLIGQRFHFLLGLASFLIQTRVFFCCGRFHSFSLMLEMSTELSTFLLFFFHILFVEKHINYGSNGMVKEKPRFAWTVNREAKSTCLDGLDNYDYGAYQWTIQLVTNDSRLENILFPILWGLMTLRFDQCSISPLSLKGVKDAGYEKDYYCTGGKLFL